The sequence GATGTGAAAAAGGACCTTGGCTCCAAGCCAGGTCCCTGTGTTACTGGTATTTAGCAGTTAGTAATCTAGTAGGTGCCTGCCTGTCAAGTCAATGCTGCGGTGCGCTCAGGCACTCGCCTCGCTCATGCGCCGTGTGAATCGACGGACGACGCCGAGCAGTTCGTCCAGGTCGAAGGGCTTCTGGAGGACGGTGCAGCTGCAGGCATCGAGGAGGTCCTGGGCCCGTTCGCTTGCATCCCCGGTCGTGAAGATGGTGCGATTGCGGAGGTGCGGTTGAAGCGACGAGGCGAGCTCGAAGAGGACATCGCCGCGCATGTCTGGAATGCGCAGATCGGTGATCAGGCAGTCGAAGTGTTCGGATCGCACGAGAGTCGCGCCGACCTCACCGGACTCCACGGCGCGGACTTCGTATCCGGCTCGCGAGAGTGCGATGGACAGGGCGCGACAGATGGACGGTTCGTCGTCCACCACCAGTACGCGCGCGCGTTCGTCGTAGATCTTCATGCTTCGTGGGCTCCGGGTCGGCTCAACTGCGCCGTGAGTTCTCGAATCAACTTCTCCGGCTCGCCGCGTTGTCGCAGCATCGACGGGGTCAATCCAGTTGCTGCGCGAACCTGTCGCGCGAACAGTCGGCCGCTTCCGTAGCCGAGTTTCTTTGTGATGTCGTCCAGCAAGTAGCCTGGGTCCCGCATGTAGTGCACGGCGCGCGTTAGACGCGCCGCCAGTATCAGCATTCGAGCCGACGCCAATCCGAGTCGGTCGAGCCATCGGTCCAAATTGCGGCGCGTCATGCC comes from Gemmatimonadaceae bacterium and encodes:
- a CDS encoding response regulator codes for the protein MKIYDERARVLVVDDEPSICRALSIALSRAGYEVRAVESGEVGATLVRSEHFDCLITDLRIPDMRGDVLFELASSLQPHLRNRTIFTTGDASERAQDLLDACSCTVLQKPFDLDELLGVVRRFTRRMSEASA